The following proteins are co-located in the Paenibacillus sp. FSL H8-0079 genome:
- a CDS encoding helix-turn-helix domain-containing protein: protein MSLQEQTSLWSDTTIKMLDGYSGTLQTGSVLHETDLTSNVLLLAYGGEGELAMDGEGCHIGASFACHVVKGSSFTLTARSEDIHYIVIMYKASSIEGASLVVPSYRKHPLRRSFVQNSATHAEWIENAEKIVAKWRRGEGLERFYANALLQGMIYELIMEYERGQGGAESDMVDVVASYITSHYRQNLELKELAALAGCSVRQLQRRFKQEKQLGPMEYVIQLRMESASRMLCHTDASIGEIADKMGYRDMYYFSRAFKKYNGVPPLHYRHAAASRRDADYANALLQNRTASSYESAEGPVICHMRGEYTVTEIPQRIAVLDVQYADHLLALGLSPVGSVGLGSTVLTFPQSLRAGLQHTALLGTYEYPDLPAVERLAPDLIICTEVHDQHHERLSQIAPVLMFKRNENWQTILSLFGELTGKRAKAKQIIANYHRRTALLSEELSSVLAGKSVALIRPLDSLVRVHSAAHRTGAVLYRDLGLPVPLFVADTTDTAYHISVERLPAVQASHYFLLSNELMQDGISATETRVLEMLDGSEQQCVHSVDAATWIGCYGPIGVKGIVDQIEQALLG from the coding sequence ATGTCGCTGCAAGAACAGACAAGTCTATGGAGTGATACAACGATCAAGATGCTTGACGGGTATAGCGGTACTTTGCAGACAGGCAGCGTTTTACACGAAACGGATTTAACTTCAAATGTGCTGCTGTTGGCATATGGAGGCGAAGGGGAGCTTGCAATGGATGGCGAGGGTTGCCACATTGGAGCTTCTTTTGCCTGTCATGTGGTGAAGGGATCATCCTTTACGCTGACGGCCAGATCAGAGGACATTCATTATATTGTCATTATGTACAAGGCTTCTTCCATAGAGGGAGCTTCCCTTGTTGTACCTTCATATCGCAAGCATCCGCTGCGCAGGTCATTTGTTCAAAACTCGGCAACCCATGCGGAATGGATCGAAAACGCCGAAAAAATCGTTGCCAAATGGCGACGCGGTGAAGGACTGGAACGTTTCTATGCCAACGCTTTGCTCCAAGGAATGATCTACGAGCTGATCATGGAGTATGAACGTGGTCAAGGGGGAGCGGAGTCCGACATGGTGGATGTAGTCGCTTCTTATATCACATCGCACTATCGTCAAAACTTGGAGCTAAAAGAGCTGGCAGCTCTGGCGGGCTGTAGTGTAAGACAGCTGCAGCGACGATTCAAACAAGAGAAGCAGCTTGGACCGATGGAATACGTCATTCAGCTGCGTATGGAAAGTGCCTCACGCATGTTGTGTCATACGGATGCTTCCATCGGTGAAATTGCGGACAAAATGGGCTATCGCGATATGTATTACTTCAGCAGAGCATTTAAAAAATATAATGGCGTCCCACCGCTACATTACCGGCATGCCGCCGCTTCGAGAAGAGATGCAGACTATGCGAATGCTTTGCTGCAAAATCGCACAGCTTCTTCCTATGAATCAGCAGAAGGCCCGGTCATCTGCCATATGCGCGGGGAGTACACCGTCACCGAAATACCACAGCGTATCGCTGTCCTCGATGTGCAATATGCTGATCATTTGCTTGCACTGGGCTTGTCTCCGGTAGGAAGTGTCGGACTAGGAAGTACCGTGTTAACGTTCCCTCAATCACTCCGGGCAGGACTCCAGCATACAGCATTACTTGGTACGTATGAATACCCCGATCTCCCGGCGGTAGAGCGACTTGCGCCGGATCTGATTATTTGCACCGAGGTGCATGATCAGCATCATGAACGGTTAAGCCAGATCGCTCCAGTGCTCATGTTCAAGCGTAATGAAAACTGGCAGACCATCCTGAGTCTATTCGGTGAACTGACAGGCAAGCGAGCAAAGGCCAAGCAGATTATCGCGAATTATCATCGCCGAACAGCTTTGCTGTCCGAGGAATTGTCCTCTGTACTGGCAGGAAAAAGTGTGGCATTGATACGTCCACTGGATTCCCTCGTGCGCGTCCATTCTGCTGCTCATCGCACAGGCGCTGTGCTGTACCGGGATCTGGGTCTGCCCGTTCCGTTATTTGTTGCAGATACCACCGACACGGCCTATCATATCTCGGTTGAGAGATTACCGGCAGTACAAGCTAGCCACTACTTTTTGCTGAGTAATGAGCTTATGCAGGATGGGATATCTGCGACAGAGACGAGGGTTTTGGAAATGCTGGATGGGAGCGAGCAACAGTGTGTACATTCTGTTGATGCTGCAACATGGATCGGCTGTTATGGGCCGATAGGTGTTAAGGGGATTGTGGATCAGATCGAGCAGGCGTTGTTGGGATGA
- a CDS encoding DUF6557 family protein, which translates to MLIFQEVLNKVSFEEVWSKMLEYYPDLGQTNEKYSTVYESLFSKKLITNLENMIIHIDAVDSDDSPNREYIEYRVHGKNNSPEWNGYWDISANNWDEWLGFYVDHKAIDNFSSEQIVALCLYEMTWFGFTEEQIKSKTDNLENDKSS; encoded by the coding sequence GTGTTGATCTTTCAAGAAGTTTTAAACAAGGTTAGTTTTGAAGAAGTTTGGAGTAAGATGCTTGAATATTATCCCGATCTGGGTCAAACCAATGAAAAATATTCAACCGTTTATGAATCATTGTTTTCAAAAAAATTAATCACAAACTTAGAGAACATGATTATTCATATAGATGCGGTTGATTCTGATGATTCTCCTAACAGAGAATATATTGAATATCGTGTTCATGGAAAGAATAATTCGCCTGAATGGAATGGATACTGGGATATTTCTGCAAATAACTGGGATGAGTGGTTAGGTTTTTATGTAGATCATAAAGCAATTGATAATTTTTCGAGTGAACAAATTGTAGCGCTTTGTTTATATGAAATGACTTGGTTTGGTTTTACTGAAGAACAAATCAAGAGCAAGACCGATAACTTGGAGAACGACAAATCATCTTAG
- a CDS encoding iron-siderophore ABC transporter substrate-binding protein codes for MKQGTKGQTAGNKAYTAHKSRLLMGLMMALILVLTACGAATGTDSGKQSAATPAETPANAETQTEGAFPVTIKGMKGDITLNEKPQKIAVLDVKFLDQMLAVGEKPAGSVIAGGNTDFPEYLGDQPSDVQVLGTRDEPNLEAIVALDPDLIIMTDFQEKQYESVSKIAPTLVLDFYEDWRDTLATVAKITDKQDEAEKVRTAYEEKVAGLKAQLTEKMGDETVALIRPRKEGIRVHGIEHRTGGILYNDLGLNMPELVKEIKDDTSVEISMEKVPDIKADRYFVLSDELFAAEAEAMLTNPVWKSLDAVKNNLTYDVNSTLWIAYYGPLAINLIVDQASEALLGSN; via the coding sequence ATGAAACAAGGAACAAAGGGGCAAACGGCTGGTAACAAAGCCTACACTGCTCACAAATCACGATTACTCATGGGCTTGATGATGGCCCTTATTCTAGTCCTGACGGCTTGCGGTGCCGCAACAGGTACAGATAGTGGTAAGCAATCTGCTGCAACGCCAGCGGAGACACCTGCGAATGCGGAAACGCAGACGGAAGGAGCTTTTCCCGTAACGATCAAGGGTATGAAGGGTGACATCACTCTAAACGAAAAACCACAGAAAATTGCAGTGCTGGATGTTAAGTTTCTGGATCAAATGTTAGCCGTTGGCGAGAAGCCAGCAGGTAGTGTTATCGCTGGAGGTAACACTGATTTTCCAGAATACTTAGGCGATCAACCGAGTGATGTACAGGTTCTGGGTACACGGGATGAGCCTAACCTGGAAGCGATTGTTGCACTCGACCCGGATCTGATCATCATGACCGACTTCCAGGAGAAACAGTATGAGAGTGTAAGCAAAATTGCACCTACCCTGGTACTCGATTTCTACGAAGACTGGCGTGATACGTTAGCCACGGTTGCTAAAATTACAGACAAGCAGGACGAGGCAGAGAAAGTGCGCACAGCCTATGAGGAAAAAGTTGCTGGCCTGAAGGCACAGCTGACAGAGAAAATGGGAGATGAGACAGTCGCTCTGATTCGTCCGCGTAAAGAAGGTATCCGTGTCCATGGCATCGAGCACCGCACAGGCGGCATTTTGTATAATGATTTGGGCTTAAACATGCCTGAACTCGTAAAAGAGATCAAGGATGATACCTCTGTTGAAATCTCGATGGAAAAAGTCCCTGATATTAAGGCAGATCGTTATTTTGTGCTGTCGGATGAGCTGTTTGCAGCAGAGGCAGAGGCTATGTTGACTAATCCAGTGTGGAAGTCCCTCGATGCTGTGAAAAATAACCTCACGTATGACGTAAACTCAACTCTGTGGATCGCTTATTACGGACCGCTTGCGATTAATCTGATTGTAGATCAGGCATCGGAAGCCCTGCTCGGATCGAACTAA
- a CDS encoding WXG100 family type VII secretion target: MGRISVSLSDLRRAVQQCEQLQERLVQQEQKMRSIHSRLEQDWAGNAATTLGFKMQSFLDGTSARMDELEAHKEELRRYIYRMEEADREDRRDHREHSMLR; the protein is encoded by the coding sequence ATGGGAAGAATATCGGTATCTTTATCCGATCTGAGAAGAGCCGTTCAGCAATGTGAGCAGTTGCAGGAGCGCTTAGTGCAGCAGGAGCAGAAGATGCGTTCAATACATAGTAGACTGGAGCAAGATTGGGCTGGGAATGCTGCGACCACGCTAGGGTTCAAGATGCAATCATTTCTAGATGGGACATCCGCCCGAATGGATGAGTTGGAGGCGCATAAAGAAGAACTCCGACGGTATATCTACAGGATGGAGGAAGCTGATCGTGAGGATCGTAGAGATCACAGGGAACACAGTATGTTAAGATGA
- a CDS encoding serine hydrolase domain-containing protein, which translates to MQMNCRHHTVNKVIACVLSFIFIIMAIAVPARAEEKQVETTSSRIPLSNLEETIDAYVASYEKYTAAVSVVAIKDGETIVNKAYGYADIENQRKADTSTVFEWASISKLLVYTSVMQLVEQGKLDLETDIQEYLPEGFFKKLKYDDPITLMNLMHHNAGWEDQTAAEVFYYSENETLELGETLRRNEPKQIYKPNSIVGYSNYGVGLAGYIVEEISGQPFYEYVNQHIFKPLHMNDTSIHPTGQDHPDLVQRRNEIEGYTKDLKLIPENRVYLTFYPTGAAIGTAEDLGKFLAALMPVDDSHVLFAKRDTLDEMLSTSLYYDGTSIPRFAHGFVEMEYWVPTLMHEGNLKAFSSKLVFDPESKFGMVVMTNQSFEEIYYYGLIKEIFGDNVNSNRVTSEGGGYFQPARRAAARFTNLFTFLDITKYTKADLAKSYNVVEHNGIIEKISVTPYIDYLPVSNVKVNLLKISLVPVALAAIFSLCALIGYVIRMLLNKLYKRANPTTNFSKYHLAINFAGVALLLNLFIIQKKISFPNYPGYSSLRINLMFNLLYVVLAVAYLGLLIYKLRKSSYSKKQKVMYIMSGISAFILAAFIVGWNLYV; encoded by the coding sequence ATGCAGATGAATTGTAGACATCACACGGTAAACAAAGTAATTGCTTGTGTTCTGTCATTCATATTTATCATTATGGCAATAGCGGTACCTGCCCGCGCTGAAGAGAAACAGGTTGAGACTACATCATCCAGGATTCCTTTATCCAATTTAGAGGAAACGATTGATGCTTATGTTGCCTCGTATGAGAAGTACACCGCTGCCGTTTCGGTTGTGGCTATCAAAGATGGTGAAACCATTGTGAATAAGGCGTATGGTTACGCAGATATTGAGAATCAGCGAAAGGCGGATACCTCTACTGTTTTTGAATGGGCTTCCATCTCGAAACTGTTGGTCTATACGAGTGTGATGCAACTTGTCGAACAAGGAAAGCTTGATTTGGAGACGGATATCCAAGAATATCTGCCAGAGGGATTTTTCAAAAAGCTGAAATATGATGATCCGATTACGCTAATGAACCTGATGCATCACAATGCGGGTTGGGAAGATCAAACAGCGGCCGAGGTATTTTATTACTCCGAGAATGAAACGTTAGAATTAGGAGAAACGTTGCGTAGAAATGAGCCGAAACAGATCTATAAACCGAATAGCATAGTGGGTTATTCGAACTACGGCGTTGGCTTAGCCGGTTACATCGTGGAAGAGATAAGTGGCCAACCTTTTTATGAATATGTCAATCAACATATATTTAAACCGCTTCATATGAACGACACCTCGATTCATCCAACGGGGCAAGATCATCCAGACCTAGTACAAAGAAGGAATGAGATTGAAGGGTATACGAAAGATCTGAAACTGATACCTGAGAACAGAGTATACTTAACATTCTATCCTACAGGGGCAGCGATCGGGACAGCAGAAGATTTAGGGAAATTCCTTGCAGCGCTGATGCCTGTCGATGATAGCCATGTATTATTTGCGAAGAGGGATACGTTAGACGAAATGTTGTCAACAAGTCTGTATTATGATGGGACTTCGATTCCTCGATTTGCGCATGGGTTCGTTGAGATGGAATACTGGGTGCCTACACTGATGCACGAGGGGAATTTGAAAGCATTCTCCAGTAAACTTGTTTTTGATCCCGAATCTAAATTTGGAATGGTGGTCATGACAAACCAGTCTTTTGAGGAAATTTATTATTATGGACTTATCAAAGAAATTTTTGGTGATAATGTCAATTCTAATAGAGTTACTTCGGAGGGGGGAGGGTATTTTCAACCCGCACGACGGGCAGCCGCTAGATTTACTAATTTATTTACGTTTCTCGATATAACGAAATATACAAAAGCTGATTTAGCAAAGTCTTATAATGTTGTCGAGCATAATGGTATTATTGAGAAAATTTCAGTCACTCCTTACATTGATTATTTGCCTGTATCGAATGTAAAGGTGAACTTACTTAAGATATCTCTTGTTCCTGTTGCGCTAGCCGCCATTTTCAGTTTATGTGCTTTGATCGGCTATGTAATCCGGATGCTTCTTAACAAGCTATATAAACGAGCAAATCCTACTACCAATTTTAGTAAATATCATCTTGCAATTAACTTTGCAGGTGTGGCACTCCTTCTTAATCTTTTCATCATACAGAAGAAGATTAGTTTTCCAAATTATCCTGGTTATTCTTCGTTACGGATCAATTTAATGTTTAATCTACTTTATGTGGTTCTAGCAGTAGCGTATCTTGGCTTGCTTATTTACAAACTGCGGAAGAGCAGTTACAGCAAAAAGCAAAAGGTGATGTACATCATGTCTGGCATCTCGGCGTTCATCTTGGCTGCTTTTATTGTGGGATGGAATTTGTATGTTTAG
- a CDS encoding lipase family protein, translating into MRNDYISDELYKEISDLAYQDNVTAGAPLTEEGDYAQWKVIEPEGAELHNKVSGFDSVILHNNQTNQIVIGYRGTEPGGSWLGRAADYETDVFDVLGGRTRELEDAVTAPNHHNIFKKSFIQSIKDDINWENNQFHQAEVLYEQVKAKYPDASISLTGHSLGGGLAQYVAARQDLSAMTYSAPSVTNLLDDASLAKVNEGYYDKKVVNIVQPNDSVGAGGLFEYDRHVGSTYYKGQDFDSANAMYQNWRLQFQLTVPISPMGPSGPLVTYNFPIDIDLDKFQVGNIVRLMDSFSKEEGKGYHSMNQYQFDEQGNLVGPLIDRATGKKIDISPRWNAYQESRMALSNLVGGLVAPLIAAVSNGKSGQGGGTIRLTPEELAQAAKEMRLSLSGFSNDAQASIRMFEAYTSTSESHSFTSIAYEATATLERINRWYQESISEIAEYIERKHEDFVQADQFLTGGN; encoded by the coding sequence ATGCGGAACGATTACATTAGCGATGAGTTGTATAAGGAAATATCTGATCTTGCCTACCAGGACAACGTTACTGCCGGAGCACCGCTTACAGAAGAGGGAGATTATGCACAATGGAAGGTCATTGAACCTGAAGGTGCCGAGCTCCACAATAAAGTGTCGGGTTTCGATTCCGTCATCCTCCACAACAATCAGACGAATCAAATTGTCATCGGTTACCGCGGAACAGAACCAGGTGGGAGCTGGCTTGGGAGAGCAGCCGATTACGAAACAGACGTGTTCGATGTTTTAGGTGGACGCACCAGAGAACTGGAGGATGCCGTAACTGCCCCTAATCATCATAACATTTTCAAGAAAAGCTTTATTCAATCCATTAAGGACGATATCAATTGGGAGAACAATCAATTTCATCAGGCGGAAGTGCTTTATGAACAAGTCAAAGCAAAATATCCTGACGCAAGTATCTCTCTTACGGGACATTCGCTTGGAGGTGGTTTAGCGCAATATGTGGCAGCGCGACAGGATTTGTCGGCCATGACATACAGTGCTCCGAGTGTAACCAATCTGCTGGACGATGCAAGCTTGGCGAAAGTGAACGAAGGTTACTATGATAAAAAAGTGGTGAACATCGTTCAGCCAAATGATTCAGTAGGTGCAGGAGGACTTTTTGAATATGACAGACATGTTGGCAGTACGTACTACAAAGGCCAGGATTTTGACTCGGCCAATGCGATGTACCAAAACTGGAGGCTGCAATTCCAGCTCACGGTGCCGATTAGTCCGATGGGGCCCAGCGGCCCGTTAGTCACATACAATTTCCCAATTGATATCGATCTGGACAAGTTTCAGGTCGGTAATATTGTTCGATTGATGGACTCGTTTTCCAAGGAAGAAGGCAAAGGATATCACTCGATGAACCAGTATCAGTTTGATGAACAGGGTAACTTGGTAGGTCCACTTATCGATCGCGCAACAGGAAAAAAAATTGACATCTCACCACGCTGGAATGCTTATCAGGAATCACGGATGGCTTTGTCAAATCTCGTTGGCGGGTTGGTGGCTCCCTTGATTGCGGCTGTATCCAATGGAAAGTCAGGTCAAGGTGGTGGGACAATCCGACTAACGCCGGAGGAATTGGCACAGGCAGCCAAGGAAATGCGCCTTAGTCTGAGCGGGTTTTCCAATGATGCACAAGCTTCCATCCGAATGTTCGAGGCTTATACTTCCACAAGTGAAAGCCATTCCTTCACGTCAATCGCTTACGAAGCTACGGCGACACTGGAACGAATTAACCGTTGGTATCAGGAATCCATCAGCGAGATTGCCGAGTACATTGAACGCAAGCACGAAGATTTCGTTCAAGCAGACCAGTTCTTAACGGGAGGTAATTGA
- a CDS encoding oxidoreductase: MKKNIAIIALMVGLIISMFFNYQFKVYKDNREVDYAVKLNHGTQMGIKESIFNLDNVIKSLEDGSSKETVIHALGNVAVSLKVGEESFVFLKSDFREDQLSSTYLIYNVFRDMYTHIRVEIIGEILSNKISLEKESRNQLIKDIGVLKQDLEYIDSQFNEDILKEQSPRWIENKWKELIGEIVNRNTDYKLYERMKMKYNL, from the coding sequence ATGAAAAAAAATATAGCAATAATCGCACTAATGGTTGGATTGATAATAAGCATGTTTTTCAACTATCAATTCAAAGTGTACAAAGACAATCGAGAAGTTGATTACGCGGTTAAACTAAATCATGGAACTCAAATGGGTATAAAAGAATCCATTTTCAATTTAGATAATGTGATAAAAAGCTTAGAGGACGGCTCTTCCAAGGAAACAGTCATACACGCATTAGGAAATGTGGCAGTATCTTTGAAAGTGGGTGAAGAATCATTTGTCTTTCTGAAATCCGACTTCAGGGAAGATCAATTATCATCAACTTATTTAATCTATAATGTGTTTAGAGATATGTATACGCATATAAGAGTAGAAATCATAGGCGAAATTTTATCGAATAAGATATCGCTAGAAAAAGAATCGAGAAATCAACTGATTAAGGATATAGGAGTGCTTAAACAAGATTTGGAGTATATTGATAGCCAATTTAACGAGGATATTCTGAAAGAACAAAGTCCTAGGTGGATTGAAAACAAATGGAAAGAGTTAATTGGAGAGATTGTAAATCGAAATACGGATTATAAATTATATGAAAGAATGAAAATGAAATACAATTTATAA
- a CDS encoding IucA/IucC family C-terminal-domain containing protein — protein sequence MNPYLSTDLWKETVEDHSILLGEPPEHSVRTIALSELHDEEACREYISWFQNYIDAPDMKVAASMLAKRLGYLWTAPLVTAMTFHHQHVSFQLENSFLYHPALSDHEGGTRFPFLAVNGLQAEELTGDRIVWREKAVQSMFAVQLTPLLKTLAAIAPLSMSILWENIMVRIGRLFAPDEAETEQESKIIREDFSYLTQVASGEVFGERKNPLTRFTDCKDNVHVAKSERITCCFYYQMSGEYCLKCPKIDNEKESQLK from the coding sequence ATGAACCCATATCTCTCGACAGACTTATGGAAAGAGACGGTAGAGGATCATTCGATTTTGCTTGGTGAGCCGCCTGAACATAGTGTCCGTACCATTGCTTTGAGTGAGTTGCATGACGAAGAGGCGTGTCGAGAGTATATCAGCTGGTTTCAGAACTATATCGATGCGCCTGACATGAAAGTCGCAGCCTCCATGTTAGCCAAGCGGCTTGGCTATCTATGGACGGCTCCGCTGGTGACCGCGATGACTTTTCATCATCAGCATGTTTCGTTTCAGCTGGAGAACAGCTTTCTCTATCATCCGGCGCTCTCAGATCATGAGGGCGGCACACGATTTCCTTTTCTAGCGGTGAATGGGCTTCAGGCTGAAGAACTGACTGGAGACAGGATCGTATGGCGGGAAAAGGCAGTCCAGAGCATGTTTGCGGTACAGCTTACACCTCTGTTAAAGACACTTGCTGCGATTGCGCCTCTTTCGATGAGTATTCTCTGGGAGAATATCATGGTACGTATCGGCCGACTATTCGCTCCTGATGAAGCCGAGACAGAGCAGGAAAGTAAGATCATTCGAGAGGACTTCTCCTATCTGACGCAGGTGGCATCCGGGGAAGTGTTTGGTGAGAGGAAGAATCCGTTAACCCGCTTCACCGATTGTAAGGATAATGTACATGTTGCCAAAAGCGAGCGAATTACCTGTTGTTTCTATTATCAGATGTCAGGCGAATATTGTCTCAAATGTCCGAAAATTGACAATGAGAAAGAATCTCAACTAAAATGA
- a CDS encoding O-acetyl-ADP-ribose deacetylase — MEAKVSQTIIEVIKGDITKSLLDCIVNAANTSLLGGGGVDGAIHRAGGKAILDECIKIRNKQGNCPIGEAVITTGGNLKAKYVIHTVGPVWNGGNNNEAEKLKDCYMNSLKLALNNHLRSISIPNISTGIYRYPKKEAANVAINSVVEFINRNESISHVQFVCFDDENYEIYEEILKSYM, encoded by the coding sequence ATGGAAGCAAAGGTAAGCCAAACGATTATTGAAGTTATTAAAGGAGATATTACTAAGTCTCTTTTAGATTGTATAGTCAATGCAGCAAATACAAGTTTGCTGGGTGGTGGTGGAGTTGATGGAGCTATTCATCGAGCTGGAGGAAAGGCAATATTAGATGAATGTATTAAGATTCGAAATAAACAAGGGAATTGTCCTATTGGTGAAGCTGTAATTACAACAGGAGGAAACTTGAAAGCAAAATATGTGATTCATACAGTTGGGCCAGTATGGAATGGCGGTAATAACAATGAAGCTGAGAAACTAAAGGATTGTTATATGAATTCTTTGAAACTGGCACTAAATAATCATCTCCGAAGTATTTCAATTCCAAATATAAGTACTGGAATTTACAGATACCCTAAGAAAGAAGCAGCAAATGTAGCAATCAACTCTGTAGTAGAATTTATAAATAGAAATGAATCGATTTCGCATGTCCAATTCGTCTGCTTTGATGATGAGAACTATGAAATATATGAAGAGATCCTAAAGAGCTATATGTAA
- a CDS encoding contact-dependent growth inhibition system immunity protein produces MDLTKTLEELEDERWDEPNFASRLVLRANELRKKPLCELNNEDLRLLIGQQMSLDFLLPLALEKLVENPLRSGDLYMGDLFCSVLKIGQGYWEEHRELKNELDEVIRTYEDARKTLEEYINKHRCDPM; encoded by the coding sequence ATGGATCTAACTAAAACCCTTGAAGAGCTAGAAGACGAAAGGTGGGATGAACCGAATTTTGCTTCTCGATTAGTTCTCCGAGCAAATGAATTAAGAAAGAAACCTCTCTGTGAATTGAATAATGAGGATTTAAGGCTTTTGATCGGGCAACAAATGAGTCTAGATTTTCTTTTACCTCTAGCTTTGGAGAAATTAGTGGAGAACCCATTGAGATCAGGAGATTTGTACATGGGAGATTTATTTTGTTCGGTGCTCAAGATAGGGCAAGGATATTGGGAAGAACATAGAGAACTGAAGAACGAATTAGATGAAGTGATTAGAACATATGAAGACGCGAGAAAGACATTAGAAGAGTACATAAATAAACACAGATGTGATCCTATGTAA